A region of the Triticum dicoccoides isolate Atlit2015 ecotype Zavitan unplaced genomic scaffold, WEW_v2.0 scaffold23877, whole genome shotgun sequence genome:
ccaaaaaaaggccaaataaaaaaggcaaaacaacaataaaagggacaatgctactatcctttttccacacttgtgcttcaaagtagcaccatgttcttcatatagagagtctcttgagttatcactttcatatactagtggggattttcattatagaacttggcttgtatattccaacaatgggcctcctcaagtgccctaggtcttcatgagcaagcaggttggatgcacacccactagtttcttttgttgagctttcatacatttatatctctagtgcatccgttgcatggcaatccctactccttgcattaacatcaatcgatgggcatctccatagcccattgattagcctcgttgatgtgagactttctcctttttgtccttctccacataacccccctcattatattctattccatccatagtgctatatccatggctcgcgctcatgtattgcgtgaaagtttatgagtttgagattactaaagtatgaaacaattgcttggcttgtcatcggggttgtgcatgatgagagcattcttgtgtgacgaaaatggagcatgactaaactatatgattttgtagggatgaattttctttggccatgttattttgagaagacataattgcttagttagtatgcttgaagtattattatttttatgtcaatatgaacttttgtcttgaatctttcggatctgaatattcatatcacaagtaagaagaattacatggaaattatgccaactagcattccacatcaaaaattatctttttttatcatttacctactcgaggacgagcaggaattaagcttgcagatgcttgatacgtctccaacgtatctataatttttgattgctccatgctatattatctattgtttcgggcaatattgggctttattatacacttctatattatcattgggactaacctattaaccggaggcccaacccagatttgttgttttatgcctatttcagtgttttgaagaaaaggaatatcagacggagtcgaaacggaacgaaatcaactggagaagttatttttggaaggaaacacacctgatggacttggaccccacgtcagaagatacgggagctgcccacgagggtgggggcgcgcccaccccctagggcgctccccctgcctcgtggggcccctgtggctcccctgacgtgcttcttctgcctatataactccatataccctaaatcttccagaacagagaatagatcgggagttccgccgccagaagcctccctagccaccaaaaaccaatctagacccgttccggcaccctaccggagggggcaatccttccccagtggccatcttcatcatcccggtgctctccatgacgaggagggagtagttctccttcggggctgagggtatgtaccagtagctatgtgtttgatctctctctctctctctcgtgttcttgatatgatatgatcttgatgtatcgcgagctttgctattatagttggatcctatgtttctccttcccctcttctctcttgtaatgaattgcgtttcccctttgaagtaatcttatcggattgtgtctttaaagatttgagaacacttgatgtatgtcttgcatgggataactgtggtgacaatgggttattctattgatccacttgatgtatgttttggtgatcaacttgcgggtttcgtgacattgggaacctacgcataggggttggtacacgttttcgttgtgattctccggtagaactttggggcactctttgaggtcctttgtgttggttgagtagatgaattgagattgtgtgatgcatatcgtataatcatacccacggatacttgaggtgacattagagtatctaggtgacattagggttttggttgatttgtatcttaaggtgttattctagtatgaactctagggctgtttgtgacacttataggaatagcccaacggattgattggaaagaataactttgaggtggtttcgtaccctaccataatctcttcgtttgttctccgctattagtgactttggagtgactctttgttgcatgttgagggatagttgtgtgatccaattatgttagtattgttgagggaacttacactagtgaaagtatgaaccctaggccttatttccacacattgcaataccgtttacgctcacttttatcacttgctaccttgatatttttattatttcagattacaaatactttatctactatccatataccacttgtttcaccatctcttccccgaactagtgcacctatacaatttaccattgtattgggtgtgttggggacacaagagactctttgttatttggttgcagggttgcttgagagagaccatcttcatcctacgcctcctacgaattgataaaccttaggtcatccacttgagggaaatttgctactgtcctacaaacctctgcacttggaggcccaacaacgtctacaagaagaaggttgtgtagtagacatcactatcaGAGTTGGCATACTTTGCAAGAGCCGCCAttagctcccccatgtcattgtaATGACGCTTGAGCCGGCCAAGCTTCCGCTTGAGTGAAATGaaccggcaatttttctccaacatcagaaCCGCTGAACCGATGTTGATATTATCTGAAGAATGCATGATGgtcgagacccggcgcacccagctggttgttgactcgccctcggcctgaacacaagaaaccaaatccacgatcgacataggttgcttacacgtgtctttgaaattctggataaaccgggccttcagctccgcccatgacccgatggagttagcCGGCAGCCCCTTCAACCAGGTACGGGCCGTTccctccagcatcatggtgaagtacttagcgtaCACAGCCTCACTAACATCCagtatctccatagccatctcataactcttcaCCCACACCTCAGGGTGTTGatcggctgtgtaattaggcaccttacgagggcctttgaagtccttgggtagACTCTCGTTTCGCAGAACCGCCGTTAGAAATGGCACACTGAAAGCCTTGGAAGTTACACCGGCCTCAATTGAAGTTGTCGGGTAAACCGACATGTGCTGATGAGCCGCCATCTCGGCCTCCCGACGTGTTCTGCCCTGGTCCACCAAATCCTATGCATTGGCACCATCGCGTGCCGGGTCATGCCCATGAGGTCGGTTACGGTGCTGCTTCGTACTCGAGACTGTCGGTGAGTCAATGTGCctactgtagctccggcttggacgaggggttgaatggatccgATCATGCCTATAAGAGTAAGCCTGTTGCTGGACTAAAGTTGTTTGAAGGATCTCCCTAGCCCTTCGGGTTTCAACCGCCACCGAAGTCTCACCCTCAACTGGTAAAGCCGCCAATCGCgtcgccgcagcaatcatgttgtccaaagggGTGGAATAATGACCCGGCGGTGTTACCATGTGTTGAGACGGGGTGTTGTTCATATACGGAGAACTTGTCACACGCGGCTGACCCGGCACCCCACCGCCTGGTGCTTCAGTCATCCGATTTACCACCGGCGGGTTACTGGCCCCGGCTCTAGAGGTGTTGAAGAGGTCCCTTGACTCATAAACTGAGGGCAGACGACTCCGGTATTTTCTCCTCAAAACTTTGTTCGACGCGGTCTGATCCACCGTGAGCCGGTATGAATCTGCTTGAATCCGCTGTGCTTGGGCACTTAAaacggcccgctctgcagccatcttgGCGTTTTCTGCTGCTAATTCCGCCTTAGCTTGCGCTATCTCATCACGCAACTTAGCTATCTCTGCCATGTGCTGCTCCTGGTTATCTGGGGTTACCTAAACCTCCATCAAAGTCGCCAGAGCATCCAGCAGATCTATtaagacttgagccggcgggcgcgctgAACCGCCAGCCCCGGCTGTCGTTATCGCTGCTGCACTAGAAGTTATAGCTGTGGCGGCTGTCGAACCAAGAACCGGCTGGGTGCCAACCATGAAGATCGCCACCCTGTTCGGCAGCTCACGggtatccggaatactgttgccattggaacagcccccaagccgccCATCATGTAGCTGATACATTGAGTTGGTCTCGCCTGTGGACGACTCATCATCAGAGaagatggtcgtctcaccgccagaGACAGAGCCTTCCAACTCAGCCCCATGGGTAAACCCAACGAAGACATGCCTTACGACGGGTTGAGCCCGggcgggtcgtgcacgctgagccgtctcgatgatgtcggtgcagatgtccggctcagggcccggctcgtcgatcttgccgatgaagacgtggattccgccgaaggggacccggtacccgtactcaattgagtcagCCTCGAGGGACCAGCCTGCATcgtttgatgtagagcttgccgcggcgactctggtcatccggcccacaatatATCTCTTGagaccttcgaagctgcccttaagaactcaaaaccaccatgcGCGGGCCCCACGTGAGCGTCAACTGTCATGGAAGTGTCGCGGCAGATGTTCTCATAGAAGGACTTAGTTGTGAAGCCATTGCGACGAGGTTagtttaaaggggttaaacgggacaaaggacacggagagtttatactggttcggccccttgcggtgaaggtaaaggcctactccagtttgaggtggtattgctagggtttcgattaccagggagcaaacacgctttgcCTGGCTTTCGATTTGTTGTCTCTTCCCCTAAGCCatggccgggtcgtccccttatatacatggcttGACGCCCTGCAGCCTACAaagtcccggccagctcatacaaaagtgtccggcttggtgacttatcttacatgtcttacaatacaagtttacatatacatggcggtttacacttacgggccttaagtcgcaccCAGACTTGGGCCTTTTAacaagcctatctatgaaccgccatcctTAGTATATTCTTAGGCTTCATTTAGATGAACCGTCATAatggatgacccggcccctcctgggctggTCATATCTGATAGTCATATCTTCAACATTTTTCTATGTAGAATAGGAACTAATCCTTCAAATTTCAAAGAAGAAAAAGTATTAGTCTAGACTCAAATGGAAAAGTTTGTGCATCAAATGACATTTTTTTTCCTATAGAAACAGAGATACATGTTATCTCATTTCATACGATTTTTGTATTCTTTTTCTATAAACCAAAGGAGATCTTATACGTTTCTAAATTTCTTCACAGATTTCTTTATAAAACATTAAAATTGCCATTTTGCTAAGTTTTGTTTAAAACATGTTCATAAGGTTCTGGTAGGTGGCATATGTGGCAGTGGCGGTGGCACCCCCACCTTCAAATTCACGGCCACCTCTGGCGCTGGCAAGGCATTGCAGAAAAAGTAGACACCAATAAGAGAAAGAGAGATGGATTTCAAGCACTATTTTACCTCTGTCCGATGCTCTGGCCTTCAGCAGTAAAGCCACACCACCGGCTGCCAAACATTGTCCTGAATGTCTCCTTCTAAATTCTTCTATGCTCTCCCTCTCCCTCAAAAATCATTTAAAAACACATTGTTGAGTAACATAATTGTATTAGAAAACATatgttagactaggaaatattatGGCTTACCTTGTATTTTAAGTAGAtcatgtacttctatatatatgcccatgaggctcaagcaatacaacgacaaTACCATCACCAATCCCCCTCTCTCTCTTCTAacttggtatctatcgcaagtcgattctAAACCCtaaccgccgccgcttccgcatccaagcgccgcccccggggcggtcggtcTCCATGACCGTCGTCggaggccgcgccgcccgtacctagcgtTCGTCCACCGGCCGTGCTGGCCGGCTGCTCTACAGAGTTTTTTTCGAGCCCTTGCTTTGGGTTTTTTTTCGCTCTCTCGCCGGTCGTTTTGATTGgcatttttctttttgatttttcgaTCTAATTTTGATTggtttgcgtcgcccgccgccgccttcgACTCCGTGCGTCTCTACTCCGACCCCGGCGCGACCAGCCGGCCTCTCCTTCGACCCGACGGTCACGCGCGCCGAGGGGGCCCGTCCGGGCCAGCCGTCGTCCGCGCGTCAGTCCGCCCGTTGCCctgcgccggccgtcaccgccctgcttcGACCGGGACACTtgcatcgccccgacccggcggcctcgcactATGCGACGACCAATCATAGTCGTCGCTCGCGCGCCGACCCGCCCACCGATCCACATCACCCGCCTTCGCCGCGTCTGCACAGCGGCCCGGCGGTCTACCTCGCCGGCCTCGTTCTCGGCTGCGTCGGGACGGCTACGTCAGGCTCGTCGGCTGCCTCAACTCGGATGTCGCTGctccgttggtcgctcgggcctcaCTGCCCaggcgccggcgctgctttggcagcccgggtgcTGGTGCTGACAAACTTGTCCGCGATGTCCCACGGCGTCCGTCgtcgccggcttcatcatggactccgccgccaccacgcctccactgagcggcgtccccgacctcgcgcgcgatcggcttgatcacctgctcgccgccgcgatccgcctcatctacgtcatgcgaccgacctggcccgtcggctatgcgcgcctccgcaggtcccgtgaagatcgtccccgagttcagcgcgcctctccaccgatcgagcatcgggctgccACTGCGTCGCCCAGTTGGGCTGCAGCGCCGCCAccccgtggttctcctcgcggctgcatTGACTCGTGCATCGCCGATGCGTCACCCCTTCGGGCCGTATTTCCGCGAtacgcggtccccgccgccgccccgagacCGTCCCCGCGGCTGCACCGACTCGTGCACCGCCGTTGCGTCGCCCCGACccgcctgccgccgctgcgtcgccccgacccgcctgccgccgctgcgtcgccccttcgggccgtagcgccgcggcccgcggtcagcTCTGTCGTCACAtcgcgtcgacctcccgtggtatgtgCCGCACCGTcttccttggcgcgggaacgccaccgtccgcgccggtcttcgtcacgctgtcagagttcttcgcctacttcgagtacTGCTGCCGCActtctaacctagccgccgccgctcttctttggccgccgccgcggCTACCTCCGTAGCtgtcgccgccgcccgtccaccccgttcgtcttcgtccagcactagcccgtcgccagcgtcgccgtcatctaccccgaccacttcgtctactccgaccaccgttggtgacatcggcaCCGCGCCGATGGACGCCGCAATCGTCATTGAGTTCTTCTCTGCTGGTCCCTCCGACTTCTCCGATATGGcggacagctcgtgcaggtccctcgtctacgcatgcccggtgctggcaacaccgatgcatgccttcatccacgacgtgtccccgggcctggcaagcctggtcggcgcttcgtcaacttcgtcttcgtccgtctagcatgcccggtgctggcaacaccggtacgtgccttcgtccacgatatgtccccgggcttggcaaacccgccgcgacgcgtcgtcaGCCACATCTTCTTTCCggtgcaccactacttcgacaccactgcgcccatgctaactcggcgcccccttgcgcctacggctccacgacgacttcctcgacaccggcctccccgactcgacatcgaccacggcattcttcgcacggctacctcaaccacggctccaccacccacgctcttggctacatcgacaaacgacacaaagggctaccgcctgcttgagcaacctcgtcggtttccactccagccacgactccgcgatgcatcgaccgttacgactgtggggggtgtccgtcggctttccttcggattcttctccagtctcaccgtctgcgtcgctaccgttatgTCTGCGGGGGTGTTGAGTAacatgattgtattaggaaacataggttagactaggaaatattctggcttgccttgtactctaagtagatcatgtactcctatatatatgcccatgaggctcaagcaatacaaacgACAATTCCACCAAATCCCTCCCTCTCTCTTCTAACTCACATCGCTACCCCTAACATCACTACAGTTTATGCTGGAGCTTGCCTGATTCTGTTTCCCAACCAACACTCCACTTGATTTATTTTAACAGCAAAAAGAGAAAAagcttaggcctcctttggtttagaggaatttcataAGAATTTTAAAGGATatgattcttataggattttttcctttagagccctttggttcataggaatggattcctattcctacataggattggttcctatcctccacatttcataggaaaataaaaaagagcctaaactcaatgaaaaaattcctttaatgtcaaccaaatgacatcttgtttcctattcctactcataggatttgagatacatgtcatctcatttcctacaagattcctatttctatgataatcctatcctatgaaccaaaaaagGCCTTATTACTTTCAGGCTCAGTTATGTCTGAACTGCACATTCTCTAGGGCCCAATAATTTTTGTTGTCATGTCGAGCTCTAGCTGTATATCATGACCTTGGAATGTTGCAACTAGACATTAACAATTAATTAGTAGGTCCTTTTGTCTTGGTGCTTGCTGATTGGCGTCTCCTGATAGGCCAAGCTAATCAAGCCAATTAGCATAAAGCCAACCACCAAATTATAATACTCGCATTCGCCAACCATCACTTGAGCTTGAGAGATAAAGAAACAGCCGTAGACATACTCCCTCTAGCCTCTAGGCATTTGGAGAGGTAGATAAGAAGTTGCAACCTCCATTGGCAATTCCACGAATACATCATTCAGACATAGACTCAGAGTCGTCCATAGGTTCGTCCTACACAGACAAACACAGCCATGGTGGAGGACTTCACATGCCCTACCATGCCACCGGTGCCGTGCGGCGCCAAGAAGCTCCCTTCCCCTCACTTCACTTCGCCGCCGCCATGGTTCGTCGTCCCGGCCGACGCGGGAGCGCACGACCATCACCGGCGGTGCTTCTCGGCCGCCGAGCAAGCCGGGAACCCCAACAACGACGTCTACCCGGGGCCGGGGGGCCGCTCCGAGAGGTTCGCCGTCATGGAAGAGCACAAGATGGACATGCTGTGGGAGGACTTCAACGAGGAGCTGGCCCGGGCGCCGCAGCCGTGCCCACTGAGCATGGAGTGGTCGAGCGAGGCGTGGCACGCTGGTGAAGGCGACGGAATACCATCCCAGCATGTGGATGTGGTCGTCGCCTCCGGTACCGGGAGCAGCGTGGTCTGGCGAAGGAGGCTGAGCTTGATGATGATGCTCAAGCTGCTCAAGAAGCTCTTCTTGGCACGCAAGTCCAGCACCACCTCAAGGAAGACGCCACCAAACTGACAGCAGTGTGGATGCGAGAATTATATAGATGCGTGCATAAATCAATCTCAGGTGTATATATAATATCGCATTCTCGATCGATAAATACATCACTTGCTTCTTTTCCCTCGTTTGCGCGGCTCTTCAGAGCCTTGTGCTGCTCAATTCTGGCTATGGGTTCTGTTCGATATTATCATGGTTTGCATGTTCATACCCTccttttcaaaatagatgacccaactttgtattaacattttgaaacagagggagtagattgGAAAACATTTCAGATTTCAGAACCTAAGTTAGTTTGGAAGATTGAAAAGATGATTCACTCTttcttctttggcattcatcaaccATCATGCAAAACATGGGTAGTGCAGGCACCCACTAACAGTTTAGTGGAAATCATCATGGCAGAATTAATCGAGTCACCTATCACAATGGTTTTGCATCTGTGACTTGACATGGCAGCTAAACTCAGAAAGAAGTCAGTTTGAACTGATGAAAATGGCTTCAAGAGATTCCTCATCTTTCCACAAGGAAATCATCCCATCCTACTAGTGCTAGATTTTGCTAATTTATCATAAAGAAACAAAAGCAGCTTTAACGAGATAAAACTTTATTCATGTCAAATACAAAGGATCTCCAAAATACAAACCAGCCTCACTTGCGTAATTCATACTACTAGTGCTTAAGCGGATGATAAACACCCATGGAAGATAAGCAACAAGCTCAGGAATGGACATGTGTGGGGGACGCACCAACAAACTGGTTGTGGTTGGTCCCAACTCCCAAGTGGACAGCGAAAAACAGTTGTGCAGAATGTAATGCACATGTCAGCTTGAGGTCATTTGCAATGCATACCAATCTGCACTTGCTTGGTAGGTATTGCATCACACAAGATAAGATTCTattctagtacttcctccgttccgaattactcgtcgcagaaatgaatgtatctagatgtattttagttctagatacattcatttctgcgacgagtaatttggaacggagggagtacaagctaaGGTAGTCATGACAGAGTACCGAATTCACCAACGAGAGTAATACCATAATCAAATCACAAATAACCTGAGACTAGCCACAAATGCTAAGCAACAGGATAATGACATCATATGATCTGGCAGATTAACTGCTGACTGGAATCATATCCAACATCCTAATTGCACACTAGCTTGTAGAAAGATGGAGCTAAGTAACTGTTACAGTATCAGTTGACCTTATTTCTGTGCATCGTGTTCATACAAACTTGATTTTTTTTGTACCGTTGAACATGCAGGGCGAACACTAATGCAATTCAAAAACACTTCC
Encoded here:
- the LOC119345453 gene encoding uncharacterized protein LOC119345453, producing MVEDFTCPTMPPVPCGAKKLPSPHFTSPPPWFVVPADAGAHDHHRRCFSAAEQAGNPNNDVYPGPGGRSERFAVMEEHKMDMLWEDFNEELARAPQPCPLSMEWSSEAWHAGEGDGIPSQHVDVVVASGTGSSVVWRRRLSLMMMLKLLKKLFLARKSSTTSRKTPPN